CTACAGTAAACTGGTGAGGTTTTCCAAAATATAATGCAGTTTTACTCAACAGTTTATCCATTAAAATGAAAAAGTTTCAGTATTTTGTTGATATGTTACATAATTTAACTTTTGCTGAAAAATAGGAATACCTGTGGCAGTTTTCATCCTGCATTTGAGGATGATGTAAGAATCAGCATCAAAAAATTCATAGTTTATGGATAACTGGGTTCTGATTGACTGGAAATGGAGTCTGTTTGGATGAGTGGTTGCCATAGAGAATGGGCCAGGAATTGGGTAATCCCAAGTTTTGATGAGAATGCAAAAGAGACCAGTTGACTCTGGTTCTGGTATTGTCATGTGAAATGCACCAGGTGCCAGTTGTGCAGCAAGTTTTTGTTGAGATGAACAGGCGCAATAATTGGGCATCTATTTTCTGTTTGCAGATAGAGCTGAGCTGACTGGTTTCTGAGAGTTGTAAACAAAAGcttaggaagcagctgttccaaAGTGTATTCCCCACAGAACTGTCCTGACCAATCAGTCAGTGCCCTTTTTCTCAAGCAATTGTTGTCTCTCTAACGTTTGGTATTCCTGCATCTATTCTCATGGGTGCAAGACAAAGAGCTTTGGTGACATGCCTCATGCAGTCAGAGCTATATAGCTTGGAAAGATGCCCTTCAACCCACTATGTCCATGTGGTAATCAAACATTTATTTACTCTAGTTctgttttccaacacttggcccatagctttgtcTACTCCTGGCATTTCATGTGTGTTTCTAATTATTTTATGAATGTTACAATGGCTCCTGCTTCTACTACCCTTTGTCAGGTAGGGAATCCCAAGCACCCACCACTTTTTGGATggaaaattatttcttttttacattagaatagagtcatacagtatggaaacagacccttcgatccaacttgtccatgttgacttagtttcccagactaaactagtcctatttgcctacatttggcccatatccctctaaacctttcctattcatgcacctgtctaaatgtgttttaaaagttgtaactgtacctgcatctaccacctcctcaCTGGCAGTTAAATCACTCTCTGTGCACAGAAGGTGCCCCTCAAatccctttctcctctcaccttagcctgctggacaaactttcctcattcctgaagaagggctaatgcccgaaacgtcgattctcctgttccctagatgctgcctgaccggctgcgcttctccagcaacacatttccatctctgatctccagcatctgcagacctcattttctcctcacctTTATAaatatgccacctagttttgaactcccccagcctagggaaaagaccattgctattcactttatttatgatcctcattatttcataaacctctaaggttCTCAATAtcctacactctagtgaaaaatgtctctgcctatccagtctctcattATActtcaagccctccagtcccagcaacatccctaaaagtcttttctgaatgctcttcaatttaatatcctttctaaacctcctgccccttaccttttAAATTACCACTCTACTAAGGGGAATTGTTTCTTTCCATCTGTCCTATCTGTGTCAATCATAATCATAACTTTGTATATCTCAACCTTTTCTGCTTCAGCCTACAGCCTATGTAGTTTCTTTTCATAGGATGCTCCCTGGGCTTAAATGTTTTACCTGATGAGTCTCCTTTAGTGTGATCACCTATattttggtgaccagaactgcacacattactatGGATATAGCTCAACTAACATCTTGAacagctccatcataacgtcCCTGTTCTTGTACTCAATGGCTCAAATACTAAAGGCATGGTTCTTTCAGCAACAGTATTTTTCTACTATTTTAAATTCATCATATATAGTTATCACCTTACACCTGTCATTGATAActagtcaattataaaggatgcatTGGAGTATTTAGAAACTCATAATATAATCAGAGTCAGGCTTGACAAAGTTATTAGATTCTTTGAACAGATgccaagcaggatagataaagagtaAGCAGTGCAGACATATAGTTTTGGATTtgcaaaaggtgtttgataaggtactgcGTGTAAGGCTTCTTAAGAGAAGGGCCCATGCCGCTGTGGTATGTTTGAATGAATTGGCTAACTAGTAGAAGGTAGAGCTGGGATAAAGGAGGCGACCTGCAACTAATGGCATTAGTTCAGAGTTGGAACCAGGATTCATTGTCATACATTTAATTACTTGAATGAATATACTATTGACATGTTCGTAAATTACACAAAAATAGGTGTAAGGATAGTAATGAGGATGGTGCAGTGAGTCTACAGAAGTGTGTAGACCAGTTAAGTGAGAGGgccaaaacttggcagatggtgtATAAGCTGGGAAAACGTTAGGTCATGCTGTCTGGCAGGAAGGGTTGAATATCATTTAATGTGGAGAACTGTAGAAAGCAGGAGCACGGGGATTTGGgggttcttgtgcatgaatctcagAACTAAAGTTGAGTAGGTATGATGGGCAAATGAGGCTTTTCTtccaaagggaatgaagtataaaaataggtCTTGCTACAACTGTATAATGCAGTAGTCAGACTGTGCCTGGAATATTGAGTGATTTTGTTTCACTTAACTAAGGAAAGATTACagatattggaggcagtccagagaagttcAGTAGGTTGATTCTGGATATGGAGGGGTTTTCTTAGGAGAGCTTGAATAGATTAGACACCTCATTGGCGTTCTGAAAAATGAGGAAGCCATATCAAAACCTGTTATATTCTTAGAGGGTTTGACAATATGGAAAGTTGTCTCCCctgtaggagagtctaggaccagagggcataatatcagtaaagggtcacccatttaagataagaaatttcttctgagggtgaTGAATTTACCACAGAAAGCTATCAAGGCTGGGTTGTTGAGTATTCAAGGATGAAATGGACAGGTTAGTAATCAGTATGTTAATTGTAGGATGTGGGGAAGGGGcagaaaaatgctgaaaatgtattgctggaaaagcgcagcaggtcaggcagcatccaaggagcagaagaatcgacgtttcgggcatgagccctccttcaaTTGAAGATCAGACCAGCCATGAGCTCAtcgaatagtggaacagactcgatgggcccatAATTCCATTATAACTCCACCTCTTCTATTTCTTTTAAGTATTTCACTTGGATGTTAACTGCATTAAATTATTTTAGTTTGAACAAAAAAGTGCTTTCGTTGGCTTATCTCCTTGTAGAAATAAGTTAAAGGAAGCTGTAGGTAAAAGTAATATCCTATGCTTGACTAGTTTACCTTTTTGAGCTAATATATTTGAGGTATAGAACATGTTTGAAATCAGTAATATTTGTGCTGAATTTATTTGCTAAAGTTAATTTATAATTTAAATCTATACCCATTTCACAACTTTGGAAGAATTGTATTCTCTTTAAGGAGTAATAGATGAAGGACAGTATCACAGTTTTGTCTCAAATGATACAGAACTCTTAATGCAATGAAAAGTATCAGTAATAACATTGAATTTTATGTATGTTCATTAATGTATGGTTATTTATATCTAATGAAGTAAGACTGCATGAAGTGCATCTGTTTAAATTGAGCTCTCATTGGCTTATTTAGTTTTGTCGACTGCAATTTTGAGTTTACTTACAACAAAATTACTGAAATGTGCAAAATGATCAGATTCTTGTTTACAGCTGTGTTGCTGAACTAGATACCATCTGAGGGAAGATTGGATCAATAGGTAggttgggagaatggaatggagaaaAGATTTCAGGCATGCTAATTTTAAGGATTATTGTGCAATTTATGGCAGCTTATAGATCAACTTTGACATACTTGTGTTGTTGACACATCCTCATGGCCTAGGACTAGTTCAGGGCAATGGAATTTTAGTCTAGCTTCAATTTGGTAATATCACTTCACTGTACACCACAACTACAATTTCAGATGGAAAATAACTTTTTGACTCTTGGGTTAAGAGTAGTAGAGGATATTTTAGAAACAGTGAAAATTTGATCTATTCTCTCAGTAACAACCTGCATTTCTGTGAAATTTCATTATCAGTACAAATTACTTGATTTGAACTCCGAAAAACTTAACATTTTGCTGTTAAATGAACTTCTAAGTGGGCTTCCAGATAATTGCAAAAATTCTGTATTCACAAATTTCTGACTTGGTTGTCAACCCTCTCAATTACTTACTTATTGTTTTTTggagtaaattagattagattaaattacctagtgtggaaacaggcccttcggcccaacaagtccacaccgacccgccgaagcgcaacccacccagacccattcccctacatttacccctgcacctaacactacgggaaatttagcatggccaattcacctaacctgcacattttttggactgtgggaggaaaccggagcacccggaggaaacccacgcagacacggggagaatgtgcaaactccacacagtcagtcgcctgaggcgggaattgaacccgggtctctggcgctgtgaggcagcagtgctaaccaccgtgccgcccacatttttaatgcatcaccttgcatttgcccagattgaactctacatgccatttctctgtctaactctccaatctatctgtattctgctgcattctctgacagtccccgaAATGTCTCCGTGTAGCCTAGAATCTATTGTCTTAAGTATCTTGTGTAAAATAAGGGAACCGGTTGACCCTGGAGACACTTCTGTTGTTGAGTAGGTTATGTCTATAATCTTCCTCAACATATTTGCTTTCTCTCAAATCCTGATTAAAAATTAGTTAACATTTACTGAGATTGATTGATGTCTTATGTAAAAAAGCAAATAACTAATTTTGAGGAATTGATGCTTCTTGTGGTGGAGATTTGTTTTGACCTGTAGATTTAAGAAGAAAATCTTGTCAATAAATGTATTTCGCAACCAAGTTTTTACCGATGTTTTTCCTTTTGTAGGCATCGGTTGCTAAATTTATAAACATTGATACATGAACTGATCCATTGATGCAGTAGAATTGGAATAGTTGAGTAGCATACAACCGAGAAAGTGTAGTGCATTTTTGTCTCCTTTATCTATGTTTATCTGCGCAGTGTAAGGTTTGCATGTAACTCTGTCTGCACAATTAAATTTGTAATTGAATTTTCATTATTGGTAAACTTTGTGAACCCAGAGTTGGATAATTATTGTGAAAAGCAGAATTTATACCACTCGTTTACCTGTGTCCATAGGATGCAGAAAATGCAATTGTGCATATGAGTGGTCAGTGGCTGGGAGGCCGGCAAATTCGAACAAACTGGGCAACTCGCAAACCACCAGCTCCGAAGAGTGCACCAGAAAGTAAGTCACAAATCAACATTTTTGTTACTAAATGTTTTTGATATATCCATGACATTAAACTATCACCTACATTTTTCATTGAATTGAGAATTTGTTCACCTTGAGGTAAAAATGTCAACCAGTTGTTTATAACTGGTGTATGAACTTTGCTGACTTGGATATccctatatttttttaaaaattattttgtaatAAATTCACAACCATTTAATCTTTTTGCAAATTTGATCAATGTTAAAGGGTTTATTAATCATTAGCAGAACTTCCTTGCAAAATAGTCTTGGCTTCTGTTAGTGCACCACATTCCTTATGAAGTACCAGGACCTAGAAATTAAGTTTGAGTTCTGTTGAGTGAATATGCAGGAGGATTGCAGAGTGGCCATTTCAGTGCTCATTTTCTAAGGCATCAAACCACATCATTCTCGGCCATTTAATGGTAAGAAGAATTTTGAAGCGTAATTAGTTTTTTCTTTCTGATGAGAAGATAAATAGGAACAACCAACACACATTATAGCAACAAAGATTGTCCTTGACAAGTTGAATGTCAATCTTTTAATGGCGATGGTttgtggggtaaatgtagaatataTTGAAGGATGAAGTACAAAATTGGATTTTATAACTAGAAGGTTATGGACAATATTTTAATAGTTCTGCCCACATAAACCAATTTACAAGGATTCAGTTCAGAAGATATTTCTGTTCTTGTGCATGCTGATGATTTTCGTATAGGCCAGAGGAAATGATATCCAAACTTGACGACTTAAAATTGGAGTTGGTATGTAATTTGAATGCTGGTAGCACATCAATGCAATGGAGAATAAATCGGTGCCGTCAAGTAGGATTCTGAGAAAATAGTTTTATGGGAAAATTGGAAAAGCAGCTGAATCGAGGGTGTGATTTGCTAAGGATTAAAACTGCTTGCTGTTAAGAACAGCACTTTGTCTCTCTTTTGAAAGCTATTGGAATATTGAGTTTTTCAGGCAAGAAGGACACTGTATGGGCAGGATGGAAGTAAGGATGAACCTGAAAGACTTGCAGTTAGACTACTATTGGAAATTTGGGCTTCACACGAAGGACTTTGATGTAGTAAAGGGTTGGCAGCATTAATTAACGAGGGTATTGCGTGCTGTTAGGAAACAAAAGTGGAGTGTAAAATGAAGCTTCATATATTAGAATTCATAGCTGATTTTGTTAAAAATGCATGGAGTGGATAGTGGCTTTTGAATGGAAGGCAGCATGAATTGAAGGTTAAATGTAAAAGAATTTAGGCAGAAcaggttttttttcaaacaaaggcGATGAGACTCTTAAGTTTAAAGGCTTGTCATGTCtccaaaatattaaataattaagtTGTAGAAGTAGAAATGTGGAATTGGGACTTTTGCTCATGTACCAATAAACATCAACTTGAGCTATTTGAGTCCATTTCTGCTTTATAATTTTTCTGATGTCTTTCTCATTAATTTTCTGTCCAAACTCAACTTGCCGGCCATAAAGTTGTCTTTATGCTCATTGTGCTCTTGCATCTCTTTTTGAAAGACACAGCATCAATCATAGGCCACACTATATCTATGAATAACACAATATCAAAATAGGACAATGGGCTGTTTTTTGCACTACTTATAGCCTGCATGCAATGAGGATACCAATTTATTTTCCCATCTTCCAATTCAATATGGCAGTTCATGTATAAATTTGTTTGAATacataattttcttttaattaaatCATAACTGGGATGTGAACTTTGGTATTCATTGTCCTTGAGGTAATGAGTGTCAAAGCTGTcaccttgaactgctacaataCATGTGGTACAGTTGCATCAACAGCAGTGTttagagttccagcattttgatatCACTAACATTTAAATCAGAGTagtgtgacttggaagggatTTTGATATTGTTTCCattcacctgctgtgcttgttcTTCAAGCTGATAAGTCTCAATATTGCAGATAATAATGGGGGGGACTTTGAAGAATAAACATGGTCATTTAAGTTGGTCAGGGTCATCAATCTGATTTTATTCTTAGGCTTTTTGAATGTTGGTGTAGGGTTTGTGATATTTTAGAAGCTAGTTAAAATTCATCTATGTTGTTGACTTTGAAAGCACATATCCATACTGGGTAAgggaggcagatttccttccctcaaaaacTTTGGTAAAATACATGAGTTTTTACAATAAACTGGTAGTTTCATGGTTCTTGTTACTAAACGTTTTATTCCAGCTTTATTTTATTTCGTGAATTTAAAATGATCCTGTTGCCATGTTGGGCTCACTTTGCAGTTTCATTAGTCTGGGCCTTTGTATTGCATCACCAATGCTAATGGTGAAGGTTGAGGAGAcatgtttctttttttccttttttacttTGCAGGTAGTTCTAAACATCTAAAATTTGAAGAAGTAGTAAATCAGTCTAGTTCTACAAATTGTACTGTCTACTGTGGAGGTATTGCGTCAGGCTTGACAGGTATGGTCAAATTCATGTTAATGTATAACGTATCAATGTTTATCAAAACAATATTTGGATATTGTAGGACCAACATTCTTATATTTTATAATTCTTAAACTCTTATAGAACAGCTTATGCGTCAGACTTTCTCACCATTTGGACAAATTATGGAAATCAGAGTTTTCCCAGAAAAGGGGTACTCATTTGTTAGGTAAGTCCAACTGTAACACTACTTGTTTAACATTAAATATATCTACTTAGTGATAACCAATTCTTAAGATTCAAGGTGGATCAGTAGCTTTGCTGGTTTTCATGAGCTGCAGTCCAGTGAAACTGTTCACTAAAACTACTTCGTAAAAACATGAATTAGTCTCCATCTACCCAGCACTGTATCCTGGTGTAATAATTGAATTCATGTTACTGCAGGTGTTCATTTTAAGATGATTACTCTGAGATCAGTGAAATTATTATCACTGCCTTTATTTTGGAGAGCTCCGTTTTGATATTTTATGTAACACTAAAAGATGCTATGTCTCATCCATTGGATAGTACGTTGGACCTCCtcttcaattagagtcatagagataaacaacatggaaacagactcttcggtccaacctgtccatgctgaccagatatcccaacccaatctagtcccacctgccatcacccagcccatatccccccaaacccttcctattcatattcccatccaaatgcctcttaaatgttgcaattgtaccagcctccaccactttctctggcagttcattctatacacgtaccaccctctgtgtgaaaacattgccctgtaGGGGTCTCATGtctttttccccctcaccctaaacctatgtactctagttctggacttcccgacctcagggaaaagactttgtctatttaccctatccacacccttaataattttgtaaacctctgtaagatcaccccacagtctccgacgctccagtgaaaacagccccagcctgttcagcctccccctataattcaaatcctccaatcctggcaacatccttgtaaatcttttctgaactccttcaCGTTTGACAacataatgaggggcatggataggataaatagaccaagtcttttccctgggaccggggaatccagaactagaaggcataggtttagggtgagagggggaagatataaaagagacctaaggggcaatgttttcacgcagagggtggtacatgtatggaatgagctgccagaggaagtggtggaagctagtacaattgcaacatttaagaggcatatggatgggtatatgaataggaagggtttggagggatatgggctgggtactggcaggtggaactagattgggatgggataccTAGTCCGcgtggaccgaaggatctgtttccatgctgtacatctctatgaccctatctttctgataggaagaacaccggaattgcgcacaatattccaacagtggcctaactaatgtcctgtacagctgcaacatgatgtcccaactcctgtactccatactcataaaggaaagcatatcaaatgccgccatcactatcctatctacctgcgactccactttcaaggagctatgaacctgcactccaaggtctctttgttcaacaatactccctaggaccttaccattaagtgtataagtcctgctaagatttgctttcccaaaatgcagcaccacacatttatctgaattaaactccttatTTTATTAAAATCTAAATATTCCAGTCAGTTGGAAATGGTGGATTACTTCTTAAAAATTATGGTTAGTTGCAAAAATATTAATGTAGTATCTCTTACATTTGTGTGATAACATTTTATAATCTGATTTCAAGTTGGACTATCCATTCAATGGCCTACTGAGATGCTGGTTGGGCACCTAATGGGCAGAGTGATGTTTTCAATTGTCTGAGACGTTCTGGTCAGAATCACTTTGTCATGCATTACCTTTCACTTCTGGAGGAAGTTGCCACACTGTTCATGCCTTGCATGGATTTGATTGTGTTCGCCATTGCCTTTGAGATAAAATTGAAGCCAGAGATCTTATTGTAGGGTCAGTGATGACGGCTGTTTATATGATGCATGCATCCCATAGTTTAGTCTCCCTGTTTAGTGGATTGATACCTGCTCTATGAATATTACCTTATCTTTCTTGAAGTGGCCAACAGTTTTGAGCACTGTCATGGTTCATTGCCATTCATAAAGACTTCAAACAATGTAGCTGATATTCCTAGTATTTTACATCTCCTCGAGCATGGAAGTATTGTAATGGATGGTAGAAGAGGCATTTTTGACATGTATTCAATTACTGGAGTTGATGACTTGCATGTAGTGTCTTTGTGTATGCTAATTTATCAAGAAGTTGCCAGCTGATGTCAAGATGACAAAATGACCGCCTTCTCTGGAAAGCAAAATATCTAACATATCAGGCAATGCACCTAATGCTTATTATACACCTGAATAGGTCATCTGTGTTTATTTTCCCATAATTTATGGAAACCTGGGGTGGGTGAAAGGCCTGTTACATTTCCTTTCTCTCCTGATTTTTGTTCTGCATCTCTACCTTTTTTTTTACTCTGAACTATTCCCATTCCAACCTATATACATTATAGCAGATACTTTAACTCAGTtgcaggattctgggtaatcccaagatggaggactggaaaaatttctggctgtaacagctgctcctttgaggtattttaggtgctggaggtgatttcctcgaattcccgcaacagcaattactgtttaaatgctgttgcattgttttggaactgggggaagaaaaagtcaaaacaacagcagttttaaaagggagaagaacagacaaaggaagcacatggtgaggacagtgcaggagagagggggagagagaacctgcacaattactgcttttgctgttttgaattagtgtatcgctggacatcggagtgtgtctgggaaaattctactttttcacacagggtagtatgggtacggaatgagctgccagaggaagtggtggaggctggtacaattgcaaaatttaagaggcatctggatgggtatatgaataggaagggtttggagggatgtgggctgggtgctggcaggtgagactagattgagttgggatatctgtcagcatgggcgggttggaccgaagggcctgtttccatgctgtgcatctctatgacagtCAGTAGTAGGCACCAATAGTTGTGGCCATTAATCAACCTGGCGTCATCACAGGCACTGTCTGGATTTACAGATGAACAGCAATGAGTTGCCTAAATATTGGCATATTGTTACTCCACAAGCCagtacttcctcaaaagaaaacCTTACAATATTtgtggagtacaatgttggtgtACATTTTTTTTGATGTTGAAGTGTGCAAACATGGATCTTTAGGGTGATGACACATTTTGGATGAATGTTGATGAGCTACACAAGCTTGAGTTAGCTTACATTATGTTTGCAGGTTTGCCACTCATGATAGTGCTGCTCATGCTATAGTATCGGTGAATGGAACCACCATTGAGGGCCATATAGTTAAATGCTACTGGGGCAAAGAAACTACTGATTCTACCAACAAGTATCAGCAGGTGAGTTGGTTACTAAATAACTTGCGCTTACAACAGAATATCAGACCTTTGATTTCATTCCAGAGTATTATGAACCGCTAATTTGTAGTAATTTCATCACCTCTTCTTTTATTCAGATGGAATTTACTCAACCCTGGGGTCAGTGGGGTCAGTGGTATGGCAATACACAACAATATGGTCAGTATGTGGCCAATGGTTGGCAGGTGCCTCCTTATGGCATGTATGGTCAAGCATGGAATCAGCAAGGATTTGGAGTAGAGTAAGTAATTAactgtattagtgagttttgagaagacttttagctcaggttgaggttctggatataggtttgctcactgagctggaaggttcattttcagatgttttgtcatactaagtaacaccttcagtgagcctccggacgaagcgctgctgatgattcctgctttctattcatgtgtttgggttcgtttgggttggtgatgtcatttcctgttatttttctcgggtggtaaatggggtccaaatcaagtGTTTTTTGATAGTTCCAGTTGGGATGccctgcttctaggaattcttgtgcgtgtctctgtttggtttttCTTTGGATGGATGTCTTGTCCCAGTCACAGTGGTGCCCACCCTTATCCGTATGTAAGgctactagtgagagagggccatGTCTTTGtgaggctagttgatgttcatgtatcctggtggctagttttctgcctgtttgtcaaatgtagtgtttctttggacaaacaggcagaaaactagccaccaggatacatgaacatcaacaagccacacaaagacatgacccactcactagtatccttacatatggatgaggaagggctccacttgactgggacaacacatccatcctaggacaagccaaaccgagacatgcatgagaattcctagaagcatagagTTCCGGTTGGGATGCCATCaacaacacattgacttggaccccattcaCCACCCccgaagagggaaaaaaaataagaaatgacatcaccaacccaaacatataaatagaaagcagaaatcattagCAgcgcttcgtccggaggctcactgaagatgttacctagtatggtgatgaaatgtctgaaaatgaaccttccagctcagtgagcaaaactATATCCATTAACTGTATTAAACAATTAGAGCTTGCAACTGAGGTCAAACACTTGCAGACCCAAT
The sequence above is drawn from the Chiloscyllium plagiosum isolate BGI_BamShark_2017 chromosome 22, ASM401019v2, whole genome shotgun sequence genome and encodes:
- the tial1 gene encoding nucleolysin TIAR isoform X4, whose protein sequence is MDARVVKDLATGKSKGYGFVSFYSKLDAENAIVHMSGQWLGGRQIRTNWATRKPPAPKSAPESSSKHLKFEEVVNQSSSTNCTVYCGGIASGLTEQLMRQTFSPFGQIMEIRVFPEKGYSFVRFATHDSAAHAIVSVNGTTIEGHIVKCYWGKETTDSTNKYQQMEFTQPWGQWGQWYGNTQQYGQYVANGWQVPPYGMYGQAWNQQGFGVDQPQSAPAWVGGFSAQPAQGQGTAVIPNQAGFGMAGYQTQ
- the tial1 gene encoding nucleolysin TIAR isoform X3, producing MNGRKIMGKEVKVNWATTPSSQKKDTTNHFHVFVGDLSPEITTEDLKSAFAPFGRISDARVVKDLATGKSKGYGFVSFYSKLDAENAIVHMSGQWLGGRQIRTNWATRKPPAPKSAPESSSKHLKFEEVVNQSSSTNCTVYCGGIASGLTEQLMRQTFSPFGQIMEIRVFPEKGYSFVRFATHDSAAHAIVSVNGTTIEGHIVKCYWGKETTDSTNKYQQMEFTQPWGQWGQWYGNTQQYGQYVANGWQVPPYGMYGQAWNQQGFGVDQPQSAPAWVGGFSAQPAQGQGTAVIPNQAGFGMAGYQTQ